From a region of the Candida albicans SC5314 chromosome 1, complete sequence genome:
- the ELA1 gene encoding elongin A (Elongin A; F-box protein; ubiquitin-protein ligase; role in protein ubiquitination and ubiquitin-dependent protein catabolism; rat catheter biofilm induced) — translation MESLRPLTQIKKSNKKLPSLVDISLSTIKKHIHSITDIGTTPYHLLEPILQQIPAKQLNELELNCSQLLPYSDKLWMKLILKDFPDRPPPPPPSAATSPIKLNQKHGGGSGGICGLDMPYKSLYYKYCQDRDEFRKDSAKRLRHANKSLERQKSKNKIVAIDEVLRDPTIKSRRFYDLPAYTNNRKSYGMMGNKNSILQKAKRDTIVNRTLIFGGNNGSGTNRHLNRYDPFDAFKVDKKSSISSLSTGSKFIRPPKTTTTNNNNVRPGVRRTTFFNSAGSGQSTATTTKRAQPFDSNNNNEPNKVNPSIASDTKSNLNSAPDSKQNCETNNTTTTARQPSIFLQFKRKSSIMTNDLTSTKKKKAKKSNNQSELLEVNETPSKLKPLKSSIFS, via the coding sequence ATGGAATCACTACGACCATTGacacaaattaaaaaactGAACAAAAAGCTACCGTCATTAGTTGAtatatcattatcaacaattaaaaaacaTATTCATCTGATAACTGATATTGGCACTACTCCATATCATTTATTAGAACCAATATTACAACAAATCCCTGCtaaacaattaaatgaattagaattgaattgttctCAATTATTACCTTATTCTGATAAATTATGgatgaaattaattcttAAAGATTTTCCTGATcgaccaccaccaccaccaccatctGCTGCAACTTCACCTATAAAGTTGAATCAGAAACAcggtggtggtagtggtggtattTGTGGATTAGATATGCcatataaatcattatattataaatattgtCAAGATCGAGATGAATTTAGAAAAGATTCAGCGAAACGATTACGTCATgcaaataaatcattagaaCGACAAAAAtcgaaaaataaaattgttgcCATAGATGAAGTATTAAGAGATCCCacaattaaatcaagaaGATTTTATGATTTACCAGCATATACCAATAACAGAAAGAGTTATGGAATGATGGGgaataaaaattcaattttacaaaAGGCGAAACGGGATACTATAGTAAATCGTACATTAATATTTGGTGGTAACAATGGTAGTGGTACTAATCGACATTTAAATCGATATGATCCATTTGATGCTTTTAAAGTAGATaagaaatcatcaatatctaGTTTGTCGACAGGGAGTAAATTTATAAGACCTCcgaaaacaacaacaaccaataataataatgttcGACCTGGGGTTAGACGAACtacttttttcaattcagcTGGTAGTGGCCAATCaactgctactactactaagAGAGCTCAACCTTTTGATTCgaataacaacaatgagCCTAACAAGGTAAATCCAAGTATAGCGTCAGAtactaaatcaaatttgaattctGCACCTGATTCGAAACAAAATTGTGAGACCaataatactactactactgctaGACAACCATCGATATTTTTACAATTCAAACgcaaatcatcaataatgactaatgatttaacttcaacaaagaaaaagaaggcTAAGAAACTGAATAATCAATCTGAATTGTTGGAAGTTAATGAAACTCCAAGTAAATTAAAACCATTAAAATCATCTATTTTCAGTTAA
- the PDR16 gene encoding phosphatidylinositol transporter (Phosphatidylinositol transfer protein; induction correlates with CDR1, CDR2 overexpression/azole resistance; fluphenazine, 17-beta-estradiol, ethynyl estradiol, NO induced; farnesol-downregulated in biofilm; rat catheter biofilm induced), producing the protein MFAKLRNKVSTPPPPVATTGSPTSSSSEITTTTNEKSSSTASLSTVYIPFSTPSSESHIPSEPELTQEQKDKYLHVLKHFQQSDLKIAISEETHKHKRKTKELTIGEKSWITRECILRYLRATKWHESEAIDRIELTLSWRREFGISEPFDNENKVNGELVSEENETGKEVILGYDNDSRPCLYLKPGRQNTKTSERQVQHLVYMLERVIDYMPAGQDSLALLIDFKAHPVGTQSGKIPPVGIGRQVLHILQTHYPERLGKALLTNIPWLGWTFLKIIHPFIDPLTREKLVFDQPFINYVPKEQLDKDFEGLVNFEYDHKKYWDVMIKISQDKKHQYFERFEKFGGIVGLSEVDLRGNNEELIHPVGTI; encoded by the coding sequence ATGTTTGcaaaattaagaaataaaGTATCTACTCCACCACCTCCAGTTGCTACTACTGGTTCAccaacttcttcttcatcggaaatcaccaccaccaccaacgAAAAATCATCTAGTACCGCTAGTTTATCCACAGTTTATATACCATTTTCTACTCCTTCATCCGAATCACATATCCCTTCAGAACCAGAATTAACTcaagaacaaaaagataaatatttacatGTATTGAAACATTTCCAACAATCAGATTTAAAAATTGCTATTAGTGAAGAAACTCATAAACATAAACGAAAAACTAAAGAATTAACTATTGGTGAAAAATCTTGGATCACTAGAGAATGTATATTACGTTATTTGCGAGCTACTAAATGGCATGAATCTGAGGCAATTGATCGTATTGAATTAACCTTAAGTTGGAGACGTGAATTTGGTATATCCGAAccatttgataatgaaaataaagttaATGGTGAATTAGTTagtgaagaaaatgaaactGGTAAAGAAGTCATATTAGGTtatgataatgattcaCGTCCCtgtttatatttaaaaCCAGGTCGACAGAATACTAAAACTAGTGAACGTCAAGTTCAACATTTAGTTTATATGTTGGAAAGAGTCATTGATTATATGCCTGCGGGACAAGATTCATTAGCgttattaattgattttaaagcACATCCTGTTGGTACTCAACTGGGGAAAATCCCTCCTGTAGGAATTGGTAGACAAGTTTTACATATTTTACAAACTCATTATCCTGAAAGATTAGGTAAAGCATTATTAACAAATATACCTTGGTTAGGTTGGacttttttgaaaattattcaTCCATTTATTGATCCATTAACTAGAGAAAAATTAGTTTTCGATCAAccatttataaattatgtACCTAAAGAACAATTGGATAAAGATTTTGAAGGATTAgttaattttgaatatgatcataaaaaatattgggatgtaatgataaaaatatcTCAAGATAAAAAacatcaatattttgaacgatttgaaaaatttggtgGAATCGTTGGATTAAGTGAAGTTGATTTAAGAggtaataatgaagaattaattCATCCCGTTGGAACCATCTAA
- a CDS encoding exosome non-catalytic core subunit (Ortholog(s) have role in exonucleolytic trimming to generate mature 3'-end of 5.8S rRNA from tricistronic rRNA transcript (SSU-rRNA, 5.8S rRNA and LSU-rRNA), more), with protein sequence MTDMSNTTTDGNVSSIVVPGQYISPTYKLENSNNDSSIPVKYIPGSGTIISNINIPSPNTSTNSVKSMPIIVSTILGNVSISPIDQTPTSKPSNNDDMVIDNEQTKSDEDKDKDKYVKSYLVSVIPKSTKHQSTTSTTTSNQSGSKAISAIALPKENDIVLVRITKITKIQAYCEIISLDTTTNILPDSGLGNNGNGSHVSMSITGSNSQHNFNQNSIASSQSTNQSVQIYELGENFKGIIRINDIRSTERDKLKLIDCFKPGDIVKAQVISLGDGSNYYLTTAKNELGVVFAKSENGAGDLMYPIDWQNMIDINSGVIEKRKNANPFLQ encoded by the coding sequence ATGACAGATATGTCAAACACTACTACTGATGGTAATGTTTCTAGTATTGTTGTTCCAGGACAATATATTAGTCCTACTtataaattagaaaataGCAACAACGATTCATCTATACCAGTGAAATATATTCCTGGATCGGGGAcaataatatcaaatatcaatatccCATCGCCAAACACCTCAACAAACTCAGTTAAATCAATGCCAATTATAGTATCGACAATATTAGGGAATGTATCCATCTCACCTATTGATCAAACCCCAACATCAAAACCATCCAACAATGATGATATGGTTATCGATAATGAGCAAACTAAACTGgatgaagataaagataaagataaatatGTTAAAAGTTATTTAGTTTCTGTGATACCAAAATCTACCAAACATCAATccaccacctccaccaCTACTAGTAATCAATCAGGCTCCAAGGCAATTTCAGCAATTGCATTACctaaagaaaatgatattgTATTAGTTCGTATTACTAAAATCACTAAAATCCAAGCATATTGTGAAATCATATCATTAgataccaccaccaacattTTACCAGATTCAGGTCTTGGTAATAATGGGAATGGATCACATGTATCAATGTCAATTACCGGAAGTAATTCTCAAcataatttcaatcaaaattcaattgctTCTAGTCAATCAACTAATCAATCAGTACAAATTTATGAATTGGGAGAAAATTTTAAAGGGATAATTAgaattaatgatattaGATCGACTGAAAGagataaattaaaattaattgattgttttaaaCCCGGTGATATTGTTAAAGCTCAAGTTATATCATTAGGTGATGGAtctaattattatttaacaACGGCAAAAAATGAGTTAGGGGTTGTTTTCGCTAAAAGTGAAAATGGTGCTGGTGATTTAATGTATCCTATTGATTGGCAAAATATGATTGATATTAATAGTGGGGTTATAGAAAAACGTAAAAATGCCAATCCATTTTTACAATAA
- a CDS encoding uncharacterized protein (Ortholog of C. dubliniensis CD36 : Cd36_03580, C. parapsilosis CDC317 : CPAR2_105090, Candida tenuis NRRL Y-1498 : CANTEDRAFT_106351 and Debaryomyces hansenii CBS767 : DEHA2A09548g), which produces MSSSNTDNQYPKYINDTTPPTITLKEYDNASWASTTCLDHNPIKNQYIVVVMENPNQIVAIIDQQDNMILDILFKNAHDAHSKQEYSTK; this is translated from the coding sequence ATGAGCAGCAGCAATACAGACAATCAATATCCAAAATATATCAACGATacaacaccaccaacaataacatTAAAAGAATATGATAACGCATCGTGGGCTTCAACTACTTGTTTAGATCATAATCCAATTAAGAATCAATATATTGTTGTAGTTATGGAAAATCCTAATCAAATAGTAGCAATTATTGATCAACAAGATAATATGATTCTagatattttatttaaaaatgcTCATGATGCTCATTCAAAACAAGAATATTCCAcgaaatga